A window of Ruminiclostridium herbifermentans genomic DNA:
GAATACTCACCATACTTTTCTTCAAATTTATCTTTAAGTTCTATATTAAAACTAACAAAGTTATTTTCATAATCTTTTTGTAATTTCTTAAGTTCAAGATTAGTAGAATTTAATTCCACCTGTAACTCATTCATAGCTTCCTTAAGCATTGTGATCCGTTTATTTACCATTCCATTATGAAACTTTTCTAAATCCTCAAAATCACGTAGTTGGCTATCTAATGATAATTTTGTTTCATCGTATAACTTCTTTAATATTTTAGTATCGACATTAAATATTTTATCTTCTTCTTTTTTTATCTTTTCTTTCATTAACTCTATCTTTAATTTACACTTAGAATAATTTGCTTCTAATTTATGAATATCTGACAGTAATTCCTGCATATCATTAAACTTATCATTATATCCATTTATAACTGTTATTTCAGAATAAGATTTTTTGAATTTATCTACCTCTTCTTTCATTAGGTTTATTTTAGTTTCAAATTCTTTGAGTGAAGAAACTCCATTCTTCCTGTAGATAGCTTCAATATCTTTTTCAATACCTTCATTAATTGATAAAATGTTAACATTTTCTGACTTCGATGTGTCAATACCAAATAAATACTCATATATTGCTTGATATTCATAGTTCTTTGTATAGGTACCTAAGTATTTAAGTAAAGAACTTTCATTTGAATTTTCAAGCCTAATAAACTTAGTTATTAACTGCCTTAAGGTTGGCTTGTTATTTGAATTATTAAAAATAATATTATTTAACTTATTTCTATATTCAGCAATATTATTAGTTATTTCTCCATTAATCTCATTTTTCCCATTTTTATATAAGGATCTCTTAAATGTATATAATTCATCATTAATTTTACATGTTAACTCAGCATAAACCTTATTCTTTTCAAGAAATTCCCCAACAATTATATTCTCACCAGTATCCTTTTCTTTATATAAGCTTGAAGGTGAGTTCGCACCTAAACAAAGGTCTATTATTTTGACTGCAGTAGTCTTCCCTATATTACTTCCACTAGTAATTTTATTTGTCTCATCAACTATTAGCGATAAACCCTTTTCATTAAATTTTATTTTTCTAATAATCTCATTAGTTGTAGACTTAACTACAATTAAACTAATTAGTTGCATAAGACCAACTCATTTCTATTATTTATTTCTTCTACCAATCCAACCAAATACATCCAATCAATTGTAAGTATAAATATTGAATAATCCATTTTTGAATCCATACAATACTTGTATAAGTCTTCAAAATTAGCTATTCCATCATTAGCCTTTAAATAGGACAATATTATACTAGTAGTATATATTATTGAGTTTTTGGGATGGCTATCAAAATTTACGATCATAATAACATCTCCTATTGACTTTTCGAGTCTGTACTTTCAATGGGAATTAAAATTTTGCATTGATAAAAAACATATGCTGAAATGGCATTTATATATGTAATTCTTTTATTTATTTCTATATCAGATTTTTTGCCAGCAAATATTTGTTCATAAATTTTTTCATTTAAAGCTAAATATATAGAATCAACATTTTCTTTTATACTTTCATCATCATTAATATTTATATTTAATTTTATTAAAATACTTGTGTATATTTCCCAATAATAATCAAATAAATCATTAATAATAGAGGCCTCAATTCCAGCCAAACACGATAATGCATCCTCAACAATATCAAATGAATCTAAATGATACTTTTTTATCTTTTCTTTATTATTCTCAGAGAATTTATTTAGAATAATCTTGTCAATAATATCGTAAGGCTTATTTCTCTTTTTACTTTTGTGATTTAAATCATTCTTTATAGATATCATTTGCTTAATTATTTTACTAATATCAGAAATTTCTAACTCTTGAACATTACAAAATTTATCAATATATTCTATGTTAAAAGTATCATTCAAAGTAGAACACCCCTAACTAATTGTTTTTCTATTATCAAATGTTTCTACCTGTTTAATGTTAAATTCATCTTTACTCTTTATAGTTGATTCCTTACTAACAACTTGAATTTTCTGTTCTATAAAATTTTTTATTTGAGTACATTTTCTTCTCTCTTTACTTGATAAAATAAACATAAGTATACTTAATAATCCAGCTATTATAGATACGATAGTATTAACATTTTCAAATATCTCCATTTGCATGTCTCCTTATTCTATGTAAATATAACAAAAATTGTATCTATAGTTATTCTATATAAAATCTAAAAGTCCTTTAAAATTTTTATTAATAAATTATTATTTTCAAACAAAAACTTGTAAACTCAAAAAATAGGTAATTTACGACTTTATTTTACTTAACTTAATTATATTTCTATTATAATTTTACAAAAATTATATAATTTTGTCTATATTCACAAGATAATAAATCCTCAAGTACCGATATAAGTGTCACTTTTTCAGCCACATATTCCTACTTAACCATCTCACCACATTTACTGACTTTAAACGAAGCAGACAGAATATTTTCTAGCTTGAAAACCCTAATTTGGTTTCTCAAGAAGCAAAACGCCCGAATATTACTATCGCTTATTTCAAGCACTCTTATGTTTCTTTCTGTTATTTCATTATCTTTTAAATACATAATCCGAATGATTCTGTTACGCTCAAGGGATGCTTTAAGAAAATAATTTATCATAACAATCACCTAATATAATTTTACACCCGAACATATGTTCGAGTCAATAATAATTGTAATTATTTTACACCATGTAAAATTAAGAAGCAAAATTATGGATTATTAGTCTGACTTATTCTGTGCCTATTTCTGCGAGTTACTTAGCGCTCAACCTTATTTTTTATTTCTATATTTACTCTATATTAGTTTATCTTCTTTTCTTTCCAGTCAAATGCTATAATCAAACCATATACATATTTTAGGAGGTGCACATTTGACCAGTAAGCTAGAAGCTATATTGCGTAAGGAACAACCTGAGGATTATAGAATTGTTGAAGAACTCACGAAAGAAGCCTTTTGGAATCAAAATATGCCTGGCTGTGATGAGCATTATCTTTTACACATAATGAGAAGTGCTCCTTGTTTTATTAAGGATTTGGATTATGTGGCTGAAATCGACGGAAAAATCGTCGGAAATATTGTTTATACAAAGGCAACTATACTCGATGACAGTGGCAAACACCATGAAGTACTTTCATTTGGGCCTGTTTCTGTGCTACCAGAATATCAAGGTATGGGAATAGGCAGCAAACTTATCGAGCACACAAAAGCTATAGCCAAAGAGCTTGGGTATAATGCAATACTAATATACGGAGACCCCGATTACTATTGTCGATTTGGTTTTGTACAGGCTGAATCCTTCAAAATTGGAACAGCTGACAATATGTATGCACCTCCATTACAAGCTTTAGAGTTAATTCCTGGTTCACTTTCAAATATTAAGGGGAGATTCTTTGAAGATGCAGTGTATCATATAGACCCCGCAGCCGCTAAAGAGTTTGACAAGACCTTCCCCCAAAAAGGACTGCGTGATGGGCTGCCTTCACAAGATAGATTTCGATATTTAACAAGCTTAAATAGACCCAGAATATGATTATATTTTTTAATGAAAGTTGTGTAGGTTTTTGCTTTCGTGCAAGTATGTTTACCCTAAAAATTAACATAAACACTAATAACCAATGAATTAAAAAACACAAATCTGTCAAGACCGGATTTTATTCGTTATATATAGCCTTGATGGATTTGTGTTTTTTGATACTATAAAAAATTGGTTCTGTTAAGCAAACACAGAAAATGAAACGTTCTCTCAAGGTGGGGGTATATCTGTTACAGCTGCCTTGATAATTTGTGTTTTAATATTTTTTTCTTAACTGTTCTTCATCTTGTTCCTATTTCTCCATTACTTAATTACCTTTAATTTTATAGCAGCACTCATTACAGGATAAGTCATTACTACATATTCAGGCATTACTACCTCTACAATTGAGCCTTCTTTTATTTCACTGTATAAATCAATATTTTCCAATATTGTTTGACTATTTACTGTTATGGATGCTATGTCAAAACGAGTATCGCTTTCTTTTTTACCCTCTACTAAGAATGTAATACCATCCTTGCCCTGTTCTATATTCTTAACTGTTCCCCTTACACCTATTTCTCCATTACTTATAACAGTTAATTTTACAGCAGCACTCATAACAGGATAGGATTGCACTACAAATTGGGGCATTGCTATTTCTACTACTGAGCCTTCTTTTATTTCACTATATGAATCAATATTCTCTAGTATTGTTTGACTATTTACTGTTATGGATGCTATGTCAAAACGAGTATCGCTTTCTTTTTTACCATCTACCAAGAATGTAATTCCATCCTTGCCTTGTACTATATCCTTAATTGCTCATCTTGCTCTATTTCTCCATTACTTAATTACCTTTAATTTTATAGCAGCACTCATTACAGGATA
This region includes:
- a CDS encoding ABC-three component system middle component 6 encodes the protein MIVNFDSHPKNSIIYTTSIILSYLKANDGIANFEDLYKYCMDSKMDYSIFILTIDWMYLVGLVEEINNRNELVLCN
- a CDS encoding DUF2326 domain-containing protein translates to MQLISLIVVKSTTNEIIRKIKFNEKGLSLIVDETNKITSGSNIGKTTAVKIIDLCLGANSPSSLYKEKDTGENIIVGEFLEKNKVYAELTCKINDELYTFKRSLYKNGKNEINGEITNNIAEYRNKLNNIIFNNSNNKPTLRQLITKFIRLENSNESSLLKYLGTYTKNYEYQAIYEYLFGIDTSKSENVNILSINEGIEKDIEAIYRKNGVSSLKEFETKINLMKEEVDKFKKSYSEITVINGYNDKFNDMQELLSDIHKLEANYSKCKLKIELMKEKIKKEEDKIFNVDTKILKKLYDETKLSLDSQLRDFEDLEKFHNGMVNKRITMLKEAMNELQVELNSTNLELKKLQKDYENNFVSFNIELKDKFEEKYGEYSKNKIKLENFENDYNYVVEKQKEKDNNLSKKITQNNNGNKKQEIEEKFNIYFKELTKNIIGETFAIVINEDDEEFPVKIIGMNGKPGTGIKKAMITCFDLAHVKLIIKEGYHMPVFVIHDKLENIDLKELRGIIAESRIFEGQYIFPILNDRIDMLGIKEEEVVLRLSAGDKFFHIK
- a CDS encoding GNAT family N-acetyltransferase, which produces MTSKLEAILRKEQPEDYRIVEELTKEAFWNQNMPGCDEHYLLHIMRSAPCFIKDLDYVAEIDGKIVGNIVYTKATILDDSGKHHEVLSFGPVSVLPEYQGMGIGSKLIEHTKAIAKELGYNAILIYGDPDYYCRFGFVQAESFKIGTADNMYAPPLQALELIPGSLSNIKGRFFEDAVYHIDPAAAKEFDKTFPQKGLRDGLPSQDRFRYLTSLNRPRI
- a CDS encoding WYL domain-containing protein — protein: MINYFLKASLERNRIIRIMYLKDNEITERNIRVLEISDSNIRAFCFLRNQIRVFKLENILSASFKVSKCGEMVK